In Bacillus sp. Marseille-Q1617, a genomic segment contains:
- the trxB gene encoding thioredoxin-disulfide reductase produces MSEEKIYDVIIAGAGPAGMTAAVYTSRASLSTLMLERGVPGGQMANTEEVENYPGFDHILGPDLSNKMFDHAKKFGAEYAYGDIKEIVDEGDYKLVKAGSKEYKARAVILSTGAEYKKIGVPGEKELGGRGVSYCAVCDGAFFKGKDLVVVGGGDSAVEEGVYLTRFANKVTIVHRRDELRAQKILQQRAFDNEKVDFIWNHTVKEINEKEGKVGSVTLVSTENGEETEFKADGVFIYIGMIPLTKPFQNLGIINDMGYIVTNEQMETKVPGIFAAGDVREKELRQIVTATGDGSIAAQAAQHYVEELKEKVKNA; encoded by the coding sequence ATGTCAGAAGAAAAAATCTATGATGTGATCATCGCCGGTGCCGGTCCTGCCGGAATGACAGCGGCTGTATATACGTCACGTGCCAGCCTTTCAACGCTGATGCTTGAAAGAGGTGTGCCGGGCGGACAGATGGCAAACACAGAAGAAGTGGAAAACTATCCAGGCTTCGACCATATCCTTGGTCCGGACCTGTCGAATAAAATGTTCGATCACGCGAAGAAATTCGGTGCGGAGTACGCATACGGAGACATCAAGGAGATCGTCGACGAGGGCGATTACAAGCTTGTCAAAGCGGGTTCGAAAGAATATAAAGCACGTGCCGTCATCCTTTCAACGGGTGCCGAATACAAGAAGATCGGCGTTCCTGGTGAAAAAGAACTCGGCGGACGCGGAGTATCCTACTGTGCCGTTTGTGACGGGGCATTCTTCAAAGGGAAAGACCTTGTAGTCGTTGGCGGAGGAGACTCTGCTGTCGAAGAGGGTGTGTACCTGACACGTTTCGCCAACAAAGTGACAATCGTTCACCGCCGCGATGAGCTTCGTGCGCAGAAAATTCTGCAGCAGCGTGCCTTCGATAACGAAAAAGTTGATTTCATCTGGAATCACACAGTGAAGGAAATCAACGAAAAAGAAGGCAAGGTCGGCAGCGTCACGCTTGTATCGACTGAAAACGGCGAAGAAACAGAATTCAAGGCGGATGGCGTCTTCATCTACATCGGAATGATTCCTCTGACGAAGCCATTCCAAAACCTTGGCATCATCAATGACATGGGCTACATCGTGACCAACGAACAAATGGAAACGAAAGTCCCTGGAATCTTTGCAGCCGGCGACGTGCGTGAAAAAGAACTTCGTCAGATCGTTACGGCTACTGGCGACGGAAGCATCGCGGCGCAGGCAGCCCAGCATTATGTAGAAGAATTGAAGGAAAAAGTTAAGAACGCTTAA
- the hisD gene encoding histidinol dehydrogenase has protein sequence MKIIREVEGASIKRSVDSGTEEQRRAVQEIIASVREKGDPALTAYTEKFDRVRIEELRVSEEEIADAFAEMDTEMIKVIQEAADNISAFHEKQKQSSWFTTQPDGTMLGQKLTPLDSVGVYVPGGTAAYPSSVLMNVLPAKVAGVERIAMVSPPGKDGKLSSGVLVAAKIAGVEEIYKVGGAQAVAALAYGTETIAPVDKITGPGNIFVALAKREVFGDVDIDMIAGPSEIVVLADGNQHADEIAADLLSQAEHDTLASAVLVTTCEELAENVSREVERQLSTLPREDIARQSISDFGAIYVVDDLEKAVELVNQLAPEHLEILTADPFETMAGIRHAGAIFLGRYSSEPVGDYFAGPNHVLPTNGTARFSSPLNVDEFMKKSSIISYSERALKENGDKIAKLARLEGLEAHARAVEIRFKKRD, from the coding sequence ATGAAGATTATCAGAGAGGTCGAAGGGGCGTCGATTAAGCGCTCAGTCGACAGCGGAACCGAAGAGCAGCGGAGGGCCGTTCAGGAAATCATCGCGTCTGTCCGTGAAAAAGGGGATCCTGCCCTCACCGCATACACGGAAAAATTCGACCGTGTACGAATAGAAGAACTCAGAGTTTCCGAAGAGGAAATCGCTGATGCATTTGCGGAGATGGACACTGAAATGATCAAAGTGATCCAGGAAGCGGCTGACAATATCAGCGCGTTCCATGAAAAACAAAAACAGTCCTCCTGGTTCACCACGCAGCCGGACGGAACGATGCTCGGGCAGAAGCTGACACCCCTTGATTCGGTTGGGGTTTACGTACCGGGTGGGACGGCTGCATACCCGTCCTCCGTACTGATGAATGTGCTGCCTGCAAAAGTCGCCGGGGTGGAACGGATCGCAATGGTTTCTCCGCCTGGAAAAGACGGCAAGCTGTCGTCCGGCGTGCTCGTCGCTGCAAAGATCGCCGGTGTGGAGGAAATCTACAAAGTCGGCGGAGCCCAGGCAGTTGCCGCCTTGGCTTATGGAACGGAGACGATCGCTCCGGTTGATAAAATCACCGGTCCGGGGAACATCTTTGTTGCATTAGCCAAACGTGAAGTGTTCGGTGACGTGGATATCGATATGATTGCAGGTCCGAGCGAAATCGTCGTGTTGGCGGACGGAAATCAGCATGCAGATGAAATAGCGGCAGATCTGTTGTCGCAGGCGGAACACGATACATTGGCATCCGCGGTCCTTGTTACGACATGTGAAGAGCTTGCTGAGAACGTATCAAGGGAAGTCGAGCGGCAATTATCGACGCTGCCCCGTGAGGATATCGCCCGGCAGTCGATCAGCGATTTCGGCGCCATCTATGTAGTGGACGATTTGGAAAAGGCTGTCGAGCTGGTCAATCAGCTTGCGCCGGAGCATCTGGAAATCCTGACGGCGGATCCGTTCGAAACGATGGCGGGGATACGCCATGCCGGAGCGATTTTCCTAGGGCGCTACAGCTCGGAACCGGTCGGAGACTATTTTGCAGGGCCGAATCACGTATTGCCGACAAACGGGACGGCGCGATTCTCAAGTCCATTGAACGTCGATGAATTCATGAAAAAATCAAGCATCATTTCCTACAGTGAAAGAGCACTGAAGGAAAATGGAGATAAAATAGCGAAACTTGCGCGGCTCGAAGGTCTCGAAGCCCACGCCCGTGCAGTCGAAATACGATTCAAAAAGAGGGACTGA
- a CDS encoding MalY/PatB family protein — protein MNWNDCIERTNTHSVKWSFPEEDVIPMCIADMDFQVAPAIAEALNQKASHGIYGYTTFSGRYFDAIVSWWKKRFDMEIEKDWICFSPGIIPGINVLLSVLTEPGDGVIIQDPVYYPFYSTIENHGCSVIKNTLVYNDGIYSIDFDDLEERARQPETKLLILCSPHNPVGRVWTHEELKRIGEIAKRNDLWIISDEMHGDLVYGGHEHLPLFQADESLRANSILCAAPSKTFNIAGLQTSILLIPNKDLREKYNEKLTGLGLMRPNVFGIEGTIAAYEEGEPWLNELLMVLEDNKQYVLNYLDQHLPELKAIVPQATHLIWIDCSELGMAGEELCMFFLEKARVKFDEGFKFGGSGQSFVRMNIACPKERIDMALRRMNHAVLEHRMEQQS, from the coding sequence ATGAATTGGAATGATTGCATCGAAAGAACAAACACGCACTCTGTCAAATGGTCGTTTCCTGAAGAAGACGTCATACCGATGTGTATTGCCGACATGGATTTTCAGGTGGCGCCGGCCATCGCGGAGGCACTCAATCAAAAAGCCAGTCATGGTATTTATGGATATACAACGTTCAGCGGCCGTTATTTTGATGCCATCGTGTCATGGTGGAAAAAGCGGTTCGATATGGAGATAGAAAAAGATTGGATCTGCTTCAGTCCGGGGATCATACCGGGGATAAACGTATTGCTTTCTGTACTGACAGAACCGGGTGACGGCGTCATCATCCAGGATCCCGTCTATTATCCTTTTTACAGTACGATTGAAAACCACGGCTGTTCAGTCATAAAAAATACTTTAGTGTACAATGACGGTATCTACTCAATTGATTTTGACGATCTGGAAGAAAGGGCCCGTCAACCTGAGACAAAGCTGCTTATTCTCTGCAGCCCGCATAACCCTGTCGGGAGAGTGTGGACACATGAAGAATTGAAGCGGATAGGCGAGATAGCCAAACGGAATGATCTATGGATCATCTCGGATGAGATGCATGGGGACCTTGTCTACGGAGGTCATGAACACCTGCCTCTTTTTCAAGCGGATGAAAGCTTGAGAGCGAACAGCATCCTTTGTGCAGCACCGAGTAAGACGTTTAATATCGCCGGTCTTCAAACATCCATTCTACTTATTCCGAACAAGGACCTCAGGGAAAAGTATAATGAAAAGCTGACAGGCTTAGGCCTCATGAGACCGAATGTGTTCGGAATCGAAGGGACGATTGCAGCCTATGAGGAAGGCGAGCCTTGGTTAAATGAGCTGCTGATGGTACTTGAAGATAACAAGCAGTACGTCCTCAATTATTTGGACCAGCACCTGCCGGAGTTGAAAGCCATCGTGCCGCAGGCAACTCATCTGATCTGGATCGACTGCAGCGAGTTGGGAATGGCGGGTGAGGAACTTTGCATGTTCTTCCTGGAAAAAGCCCGGGTCAAATTCGACGAAGGCTTCAAGTTCGGAGGAAGCGGTCAATCGTTTGTACGAATGAATATCGCCTGTCCGAAAGAGCGGATTGATATGGCGCTCAGAAGGATGAACCATGCTGTATTGGAGCATCGGATGGAACAGCAATCATGA
- a CDS encoding lipopolysaccharide assembly protein LapB has product MRKGSKLISEQAKVLSFVPTGEYYYNKGMKAYQRRELKRSLKYLNRAFQLEPLEPMIACQLSIVYTELGEFKRANELLQEIIKNLDPHMTECHYFLANNYAHLGLFKEAYDHVSVYLDKEEHGEFVEDAEDLLELLELDSDLTVEDLYEHDDLIMQQEKAKDLLESGHFQKAVETLKKVIEEYPEFWSAYNNLALAYFYLGEVDQASATLEEVLEKNPGNLHALCNTAVFYFYQKRNGELDELIAGLEKVRPLLHEHRFKLGATFALIGHSEKAYEWLKSLQKIGFEGDASYYYWLSYSAYETGHQQTARNAWKKVIEINPEKEGNEPWNDDRAAGFENHVTSILKKLQSDYTEEKLFGLFLTSVSEHQKSVLTHADFCEVEELSIVEKVYLAHVLNTNGNTSMKVNQEIKNMHEVALHLYDSHHPISSVDSGLFLTWFTVAYRGLKERETFKNTKAFAAAADYVWNRLRNEKVTKKQVCDSYNVSASTLTKYISVVESYLP; this is encoded by the coding sequence ATGAGAAAAGGGTCAAAACTAATAAGTGAGCAAGCTAAGGTGTTGTCTTTTGTCCCGACAGGTGAGTACTACTACAACAAGGGAATGAAAGCTTATCAGCGCCGCGAGCTAAAGCGGTCGTTAAAATATTTGAATAGAGCATTTCAACTGGAACCATTGGAACCGATGATTGCGTGTCAATTGTCGATTGTTTATACAGAGCTTGGCGAGTTCAAGCGTGCGAATGAATTGCTGCAGGAAATCATTAAGAATCTGGATCCGCATATGACGGAATGCCATTATTTTTTAGCTAATAATTATGCGCATTTAGGGTTATTTAAGGAAGCGTATGACCATGTGAGCGTTTATCTGGATAAAGAGGAGCATGGCGAGTTCGTCGAGGATGCAGAGGATCTGCTTGAATTGCTGGAACTCGATTCGGACCTGACGGTGGAAGATCTATACGAACATGATGATCTGATCATGCAGCAGGAAAAGGCGAAGGACCTGCTGGAGTCGGGTCATTTCCAAAAAGCCGTCGAGACCTTGAAGAAGGTGATCGAAGAGTATCCGGAATTCTGGTCTGCTTATAATAATCTTGCCCTTGCATATTTTTACCTGGGTGAAGTGGATCAAGCCTCGGCCACATTGGAAGAAGTGCTCGAGAAGAATCCGGGAAATCTCCATGCGCTTTGCAACACGGCTGTTTTTTATTTTTATCAAAAGAGGAATGGCGAGCTGGATGAGCTGATTGCGGGACTTGAAAAGGTACGCCCGCTGCTTCATGAGCATCGTTTCAAGCTGGGTGCCACTTTCGCTTTGATCGGTCATTCGGAAAAAGCATATGAGTGGCTGAAGTCCCTGCAGAAGATCGGGTTTGAAGGTGACGCGAGCTATTACTACTGGCTGTCCTATTCAGCATATGAAACAGGGCACCAGCAGACGGCGCGCAATGCCTGGAAAAAGGTTATCGAGATCAACCCTGAAAAAGAGGGGAATGAGCCTTGGAATGACGACCGTGCTGCAGGTTTTGAAAATCACGTCACTTCGATTCTGAAAAAGCTTCAAAGCGACTACACAGAAGAAAAGCTGTTCGGCCTTTTCCTGACGTCCGTTTCGGAGCATCAGAAATCGGTCCTTACACATGCCGATTTTTGTGAGGTGGAGGAACTGTCGATTGTCGAGAAAGTGTATCTGGCACATGTCCTGAACACCAACGGGAATACCTCGATGAAGGTGAATCAGGAAATCAAGAATATGCATGAGGTCGCGCTTCATCTCTATGATTCCCATCACCCGATTTCAAGCGTCGATTCGGGATTGTTCCTGACGTGGTTCACGGTTGCTTACCGCGGCCTGAAAGAGCGTGAGACATTCAAGAATACAAAAGCTTTCGCTGCAGCTGCAGACTATGTATGGAACCGCCTCAGAAATGAAAAGGTGACAAAGAAGCAGGTGTGCGACAGCTACAATGTCTCTGCAAGCACGCTGACTAAATATATTTCCGTGGTGGAAAGCTACCTTCCATGA
- the hisG gene encoding ATP phosphoribosyltransferase, which translates to MSSLTIAMPKGRIFEEAVELLRKADYDLPPEFDDSRKLIIEVPQEELRFILAKPMDVPTYVEHGVADLGIAGKDVMLEEERDVYELLDLKISGCYLAVAGLPDTKMNDVAPKIATKYPNVASSYFREQGEQVEIIKLNGSIELAPLIGLADRIVDIVSTGRTLKENGLVEYETIVDITSRLIVNPVSYRMKDEKIEDLVARLTRVIEG; encoded by the coding sequence ATGAGCAGTTTAACGATTGCGATGCCAAAAGGCAGGATTTTTGAAGAAGCGGTTGAACTTTTAAGAAAAGCGGATTACGATCTGCCTCCCGAATTCGATGATTCAAGAAAACTGATCATCGAAGTGCCGCAGGAGGAACTCAGATTTATTTTAGCAAAACCGATGGACGTCCCGACGTATGTCGAGCACGGTGTCGCTGACCTCGGGATCGCCGGGAAAGACGTGATGCTTGAAGAAGAGCGTGATGTATACGAACTGCTCGATCTCAAGATCAGCGGCTGCTACCTGGCTGTCGCAGGGCTTCCCGATACAAAAATGAATGATGTGGCTCCGAAAATCGCCACCAAATATCCAAACGTCGCTTCATCCTATTTCAGGGAGCAAGGTGAGCAGGTGGAGATCATCAAGCTCAACGGTTCCATCGAACTGGCGCCGCTGATCGGACTCGCCGACAGGATTGTCGATATCGTGTCGACCGGGAGGACGCTGAAGGAAAACGGACTCGTGGAATACGAAACGATTGTGGATATCACATCCCGGTTGATCGTGAACCCGGTCAGCTACCGGATGAAGGATGAAAAAATCGAGGACCTTGTGGCCAGGCTGACCCGGGTCATCGAAGGTTGA
- the hisH gene encoding imidazole glycerol phosphate synthase subunit HisH, with protein sequence MIGIADYGMGNLFSVSKALERLNVPYFISDDRDKLLEADGLILPGVGAFKDAMNLLESTHLKETILTFAGSGKPLLGICLGMQLLFEKSEENGRTPGLGLLPGEVIHIPKRDHEGNDYKVPHMGWNHLSFQKESHLLDGLEEGYVYFVHSYYVQGSEEVLTATADYAGVEIPAVVSKDNIYGMQFHPEKSGRLGMQLLENFTKRVKESEAVS encoded by the coding sequence ATGATCGGCATCGCAGATTACGGAATGGGGAATCTGTTCTCAGTCAGCAAAGCGCTTGAGCGGCTGAACGTCCCCTATTTTATCAGTGACGACCGCGACAAGCTTCTCGAAGCAGACGGGCTGATTCTACCGGGAGTCGGCGCCTTCAAGGACGCGATGAACCTGCTTGAGTCCACTCATCTGAAAGAAACGATCCTGACTTTTGCAGGCAGTGGAAAGCCGCTGCTCGGCATCTGCCTCGGGATGCAGCTCCTTTTTGAAAAAAGTGAAGAAAACGGCCGTACACCGGGCCTCGGATTGCTTCCGGGAGAAGTCATCCATATCCCGAAACGGGACCATGAAGGAAACGACTATAAAGTCCCTCATATGGGCTGGAACCATCTTTCGTTCCAAAAAGAATCTCATCTTCTTGATGGATTGGAAGAAGGTTATGTCTACTTCGTTCATTCTTACTATGTGCAAGGGTCCGAAGAAGTCCTGACAGCGACGGCAGACTACGCAGGTGTTGAAATCCCTGCGGTCGTCAGCAAAGATAATATTTACGGCATGCAGTTCCACCCTGAAAAGAGCGGGCGGCTGGGCATGCAGCTACTGGAAAACTTCACAAAACGAGTGAAAGAATCGGAGGCAGTTTCATGA
- the hisB gene encoding imidazoleglycerol-phosphate dehydratase HisB, translating into MERRAEIVRKTNETDIRLSFGIDGEGNSEIETGVPFMSHMLDLFTKHGQFDCKIDANGDTEVDDHHTTEDIGICLGQALVKALGDKRGIKRYGSAMVPMDEALATVVVDLSNRPHLEFRADLPSQKVGTFDTENVHEFLWKLALEARMNLHVIVHYGHNTHHIIEAIFKALGRALDEATTIDPRVKGIPSTKGML; encoded by the coding sequence ATGGAGAGAAGAGCGGAGATTGTGAGGAAGACGAATGAGACGGATATTCGTTTGAGTTTTGGAATTGACGGTGAAGGAAATTCGGAGATTGAGACGGGTGTTCCGTTCATGAGTCATATGCTGGACCTGTTCACGAAGCATGGACAGTTTGACTGCAAGATTGATGCGAATGGTGATACCGAGGTTGACGACCACCATACAACGGAGGATATCGGGATCTGCCTCGGACAGGCTCTCGTGAAGGCGCTTGGCGACAAGAGAGGCATCAAGCGCTACGGTTCGGCGATGGTGCCGATGGATGAGGCGCTGGCAACCGTCGTTGTCGACCTCAGCAACCGTCCGCATCTTGAATTCAGGGCGGACCTTCCAAGCCAGAAAGTCGGAACGTTTGATACAGAAAACGTTCACGAATTCCTCTGGAAGCTCGCTCTTGAAGCAAGGATGAATCTCCATGTGATCGTTCACTACGGCCACAACACGCATCACATCATCGAGGCGATTTTCAAGGCACTCGGCCGTGCACTAGATGAAGCGACGACCATCGACCCGCGGGTCAAAGGAATTCCTTCCACAAAGGGGATGTTGTAA
- the hisA gene encoding 1-(5-phosphoribosyl)-5-[(5-phosphoribosylamino)methylideneamino]imidazole-4-carboxamide isomerase, giving the protein MSFTIYPAIDMRGGKCVRLIQGDYNQETVYGDSPFDMAKKFAVEGAEWIHMVDLDGAKEGSRINDEFVIAVAEKLDAKVQVGGGIRSAEDIEHYLNRGVDRVIIGSIAVSNTELVKEWLAKYGDKIAIGLDAKDGYVATHGWIETSALKAVDLGKELAAAGAETFIFTDIATDGMLSGPNIEAVVELARETGKSVIASGGVSSLEDLAALKKYCGQGVSGTICGKSLYTGKFTVAEALKEVKGSC; this is encoded by the coding sequence ATGAGTTTTACAATTTATCCCGCGATCGATATGCGCGGCGGAAAATGTGTACGATTGATTCAAGGGGACTACAATCAGGAGACCGTTTACGGCGATTCCCCTTTTGATATGGCAAAGAAATTCGCCGTTGAAGGCGCGGAATGGATCCATATGGTCGACCTTGACGGAGCAAAAGAAGGCTCCCGCATCAATGATGAGTTTGTCATTGCCGTTGCTGAAAAACTGGACGCAAAAGTCCAGGTCGGCGGAGGAATCCGCTCGGCGGAAGACATCGAGCACTATCTGAACCGCGGCGTCGACCGCGTCATCATCGGCAGCATCGCCGTTTCCAACACAGAATTAGTGAAAGAGTGGCTTGCCAAATATGGTGATAAGATTGCGATCGGACTCGACGCCAAGGACGGCTATGTCGCTACTCATGGATGGATCGAAACCTCTGCGTTGAAGGCAGTGGACCTCGGAAAAGAACTGGCCGCTGCAGGAGCAGAAACGTTCATTTTCACCGATATCGCCACGGACGGAATGCTGTCCGGGCCGAACATCGAAGCGGTCGTCGAACTGGCAAGGGAAACGGGTAAATCCGTGATTGCGTCCGGAGGCGTGAGTTCATTGGAAGACCTGGCTGCTCTTAAAAAATACTGCGGCCAGGGAGTGTCAGGTACCATTTGCGGTAAGTCCCTCTATACCGGGAAGTTCACCGTTGCCGAAGCGCTGAAAGAGGTGAAGGGATCATGCTGA
- the hisIE gene encoding bifunctional phosphoribosyl-AMP cyclohydrolase/phosphoribosyl-ATP diphosphatase HisIE codes for MTNNDWIKDVTYDEKGLVPAIVQDAESKEVLTLAYMNETSLAKTLETGETWFYSRSRQELWHKGGTSGNTQTVKSIVWDCDKDALLVLVDKKGPACHKGEESCFHEKVFGESAAPGENILLTLEALIADREKERPEGAYTTYLFEKGVDKILKKVGEEASEVIIAAKNRDAEELKWEVADLLYHVLVLLREQELPLEEVLGVLVERHNK; via the coding sequence ATGACGAACAACGACTGGATTAAAGACGTAACATACGATGAAAAAGGCCTGGTGCCGGCAATCGTACAGGATGCAGAGAGTAAAGAAGTCCTGACTCTGGCTTATATGAATGAGACATCATTAGCGAAGACGCTTGAAACAGGGGAGACCTGGTTCTACTCACGCTCCCGCCAAGAGCTCTGGCACAAAGGCGGAACGAGCGGGAATACGCAGACGGTCAAGAGCATCGTCTGGGATTGCGATAAGGATGCACTGCTCGTCCTTGTCGATAAAAAAGGCCCTGCCTGCCACAAAGGCGAGGAGAGTTGTTTTCATGAGAAGGTATTCGGAGAAAGCGCCGCACCTGGGGAAAACATTCTGCTGACACTTGAAGCACTCATCGCCGACCGTGAAAAAGAGCGTCCGGAAGGCGCCTACACGACCTACTTGTTTGAAAAAGGAGTCGATAAGATCCTGAAAAAAGTAGGCGAAGAGGCGTCTGAAGTCATCATCGCTGCAAAAAACAGGGACGCGGAGGAACTGAAATGGGAAGTCGCCGACCTGTTATATCACGTATTGGTGCTGCTGCGGGAACAAGAGCTTCCATTGGAAGAGGTTCTTGGGGTTCTTGTGGAGCGGCATAATAAATAA
- a CDS encoding MerR family transcriptional regulator, translated as MGQESSYKDKKVISIGVVSELTGLTERKIRYYEEKNLIFPERTNRGYRKYSFNDVERLMEIADHREEGVTTKEIKYELTKKERQEAKQKMIRGQINARFGIQKN; from the coding sequence GTGGGACAGGAATCTTCCTATAAGGATAAAAAAGTGATCTCAATCGGCGTAGTCAGTGAACTAACAGGCCTGACGGAAAGAAAAATCAGGTACTACGAAGAAAAGAATCTTATCTTCCCAGAACGGACCAACCGGGGATACCGGAAATACTCTTTCAACGACGTAGAACGATTAATGGAAATTGCGGACCATAGAGAAGAAGGCGTCACAACCAAGGAAATCAAGTACGAACTGACCAAAAAAGAGAGGCAAGAAGCGAAACAAAAAATGATCAGGGGACAAATAAACGCACGGTTTGGAATCCAGAAAAATTGA
- the hisF gene encoding imidazole glycerol phosphate synthase subunit HisF has product MLTKRIIPCLDVKDGRVVKGIQFVELRDAGNPVELAKVYDEQGADELVFLDISASHEGRKTMVEVVQHVAAELAIPFTVGGGINAVEDMKVILRAGADKVSLNTAAVLRPELVREGAQYFGSQCIVVAIDAKYDEESGGFKVYTHGGRKLRDLDAVEWAKQVEDLGAGEILLTSMDSDGEKKGFNVALTRAVSEAVSIPVIASGGAGNAEHFKEVFTDGKADAALAASIFHYKETSVEEVKSYLKEQEVHVR; this is encoded by the coding sequence ATGCTGACAAAGCGAATCATTCCCTGCCTTGATGTAAAGGACGGCCGTGTTGTGAAAGGGATTCAATTCGTTGAACTGAGAGATGCCGGAAACCCGGTCGAACTTGCGAAAGTCTATGACGAACAGGGTGCGGATGAGCTTGTGTTTTTAGATATTTCCGCTTCCCATGAAGGCCGGAAAACGATGGTCGAGGTCGTCCAGCATGTGGCGGCGGAACTCGCCATTCCTTTTACAGTCGGCGGGGGCATCAATGCCGTGGAGGATATGAAAGTGATTTTAAGAGCCGGTGCCGACAAGGTTTCCTTGAACACGGCAGCCGTCCTGCGTCCCGAACTGGTGCGTGAAGGAGCACAGTACTTCGGATCACAGTGCATCGTGGTGGCCATCGATGCGAAATATGATGAGGAGAGCGGCGGCTTTAAGGTCTACACACACGGCGGACGGAAGCTCCGCGACCTCGATGCAGTGGAATGGGCCAAGCAGGTTGAGGACCTGGGTGCAGGAGAAATCCTGCTGACATCGATGGACAGCGACGGAGAGAAGAAAGGCTTCAATGTTGCGTTGACCCGGGCAGTGAGTGAGGCTGTCTCGATCCCGGTCATCGCTTCGGGCGGAGCCGGGAATGCAGAACACTTTAAAGAAGTGTTCACTGATGGAAAAGCCGATGCAGCGCTTGCCGCGTCCATTTTTCACTATAAAGAAACGAGTGTTGAAGAAGTGAAGAGTTACCTGAAAGAGCAGGAGGTGCATGTACGATGA
- a CDS encoding ATP phosphoribosyltransferase regulatory subunit, with protein sequence MTKLFMFEKPLGMRDTFPDLYEIKDGTKKKMEGAMKRWGYKFIETPSLEYYETVGDASAILDQQLFKLLDQQGHTLVLRPDMTAPIARIAASKLLKDRTPLRLAYSNSVFRAQQREGGRPAEFEQVGIECIGDDSVSADAEVIALMVSVLKEAGLDNFKISIGHIGFVQELFTQIVGTEERANTLRRFLYEKNYVGYRQHVNELTLSSIDKQRLFSFLKLRGSDNVFGKAHSLLEGEKGLQALEQLKELWSILKDYGVEQYIKFDLSLVSHMSYYSGILFEVYGENVGFAIGNGGRYDKLLEKFGKTSGATGFGLRLDYVLEAMRIELTSSDQECVLFSDERRKEAITLASELRGEGKEVVLQNWKGVGDVDEFTKGFSNVHFVVGQERNGNGGENR encoded by the coding sequence ATGACGAAGCTATTCATGTTCGAGAAGCCGTTGGGAATGAGAGATACATTTCCCGATTTATATGAGATAAAAGATGGTACGAAAAAGAAAATGGAAGGTGCGATGAAGCGCTGGGGCTACAAATTCATCGAGACACCTTCGCTTGAATATTACGAAACGGTCGGGGACGCGTCTGCCATCCTCGATCAGCAGCTGTTCAAACTCTTGGATCAGCAGGGGCACACGCTCGTCCTGCGGCCGGATATGACGGCTCCCATCGCCCGCATCGCTGCATCGAAGCTCCTGAAGGACCGGACGCCGCTCAGGCTTGCCTACTCCAACAGCGTATTCCGCGCACAGCAGCGGGAAGGAGGGCGCCCGGCGGAATTCGAACAGGTGGGCATCGAATGCATCGGGGATGACTCCGTCAGTGCGGACGCCGAGGTGATTGCCCTCATGGTGTCTGTTTTAAAGGAAGCGGGACTCGACAACTTTAAGATATCGATCGGCCATATCGGCTTTGTTCAGGAACTTTTCACCCAGATTGTCGGAACCGAAGAGAGAGCCAATACGCTAAGAAGATTTTTATATGAGAAAAACTACGTGGGATACCGTCAGCATGTGAATGAACTGACGCTATCCTCCATCGATAAACAGCGATTGTTCAGCTTTTTGAAATTGAGAGGGTCGGACAATGTGTTCGGGAAAGCCCACTCCCTTTTAGAAGGAGAAAAAGGACTGCAGGCTTTGGAGCAGTTAAAGGAACTATGGAGCATCCTGAAAGACTACGGAGTCGAGCAGTATATCAAATTCGATCTCAGCCTCGTCAGTCATATGAGTTACTACTCCGGCATCCTGTTTGAAGTGTACGGTGAAAATGTCGGGTTTGCGATCGGGAATGGCGGACGCTACGACAAGCTTCTCGAAAAGTTCGGCAAAACCTCAGGGGCGACCGGATTCGGGCTGCGCCTTGATTATGTCCTTGAAGCGATGAGGATCGAATTAACTTCATCCGACCAGGAGTGCGTGCTGTTCAGTGACGAACGCAGGAAAGAAGCCATTACACTCGCATCAGAACTTAGGGGTGAAGGAAAAGAAGTGGTCCTCCAGAACTGGAAGGGTGTCGGCGACGTGGATGAATTTACAAAAGGATTCAGCAATGTTCATTTTGTCGTTGGACAGGAACGGAACGGAAATGGTGGTGAAAACCGATGA